The following proteins are co-located in the Komagataeibacter sp. FNDCF1 genome:
- a CDS encoding flagellar motor protein MotA yields the protein MTRPTTYLVRVLLFLLAVGAVTALLSSTLYQAFCNNPWLDGLIVGILLLGIVWNITMILRLIPEVRWVNILRHPREGLTAPPPPRLLAPMASMLATHDKGRRLTLSAPVMQSLLDSLSARLDEGRELSRYLTGLLIFLGLLGTFYGLLLTVGSIADVIGNMTVGSGDTNVMFDQLKAGLAGPLHGMGTAFSGSMFGLAGALVLGFLDLTAGQAQTRFFNELEEWLATITRLSAGGLQVGGNDATIPAYVQALLEHTAENMEKLQTLLARSEETRAQEQRLLTALNDRLAALADSRGEEHLQGIESLLARLVQESAAGREQMATDIRNDLRLLARTIAASAPGTNHTAS from the coding sequence GTGACACGACCGACGACCTATCTAGTACGCGTCCTGCTTTTCCTTCTGGCCGTCGGGGCTGTCACAGCCCTGCTTTCTTCCACACTGTATCAGGCCTTCTGCAACAATCCGTGGCTGGACGGGCTGATTGTCGGCATCCTGCTGCTGGGCATTGTGTGGAACATCACCATGATCCTGCGCCTGATACCCGAAGTGCGCTGGGTCAACATCCTGCGCCACCCGCGCGAAGGACTGACCGCCCCGCCGCCGCCACGCCTGCTAGCCCCCATGGCGTCGATGCTGGCAACCCATGACAAGGGTCGCAGGCTGACCCTGTCCGCCCCGGTCATGCAGTCGCTGCTCGACAGCCTGTCCGCCCGGCTGGACGAGGGGCGTGAACTCTCGCGCTACCTGACGGGACTGCTGATTTTCCTGGGCCTGCTGGGCACGTTCTATGGCCTGCTGCTGACTGTGGGTTCCATTGCCGACGTGATCGGCAACATGACCGTGGGCAGCGGGGACACGAATGTCATGTTCGACCAGCTAAAGGCCGGGCTGGCGGGACCGCTGCATGGCATGGGCACCGCTTTTTCCGGTTCCATGTTCGGCCTGGCGGGCGCGCTTGTGCTGGGCTTCCTGGACCTTACGGCCGGGCAGGCGCAGACGCGCTTCTTCAATGAACTGGAGGAATGGCTGGCCACCATCACCCGCCTGTCCGCCGGCGGGCTGCAGGTGGGCGGCAATGACGCCACGATTCCGGCCTATGTGCAGGCGCTGCTGGAGCACACGGCCGAGAACATGGAAAAACTGCAGACCCTGCTGGCCCGCAGCGAGGAGACGCGCGCACAGGAACAGCGCCTGCTGACCGCGCTGAACGACCGCCTGGCCGCCCTGGCCGACAGCCGGGGGGAGGAACACCTGCAGGGCATCGAATCCCTGCTGGCGCGGCTGGTGCAGGAATCGGCCGCCGGGCGTGAACAGATGGCGACAGACATCCGCAATGACCTGCGCCTGCTTGCGCGCACCATTGCCGCAAGCGCCCCCGGAACGAACCACACCGCTTCCTGA
- a CDS encoding M48 family metallopeptidase, whose translation MTVRFIFGQRQSRAGRFFVTCMRGFSCVPPILLALAAPARADTPSAHGVDRHAGPASRSSAHHADKTPAEPSLADLESEMAHVTTTRGARDLLGRIEALRLKDLAPTTGLLLRRAQDDLDAQRPLDAVQDMDDALLLQPDVEVLWRNRAQARLAARNPDGAVADLGVALHHDGRDVMAWKILEDTEEQRGDWQAAWKAWQHVIQLDPTIPDADHETQQLRLKAFGQPT comes from the coding sequence TTGACCGTCAGGTTCATCTTTGGACAACGGCAGAGCCGCGCAGGCAGGTTTTTTGTAACCTGCATGCGTGGCTTTTCGTGCGTACCCCCGATCCTGCTTGCCCTGGCGGCACCGGCCCGGGCAGATACCCCGTCCGCCCATGGGGTGGACCGGCATGCAGGTCCCGCATCCAGGTCATCCGCGCATCACGCGGATAAAACCCCGGCCGAACCTTCGCTGGCGGATCTGGAAAGCGAAATGGCCCATGTCACCACAACCCGTGGGGCGCGCGACCTGCTGGGCCGGATCGAGGCCCTGCGGCTGAAGGATCTGGCGCCCACGACCGGCCTGCTGCTCAGACGCGCGCAGGATGATCTCGACGCCCAGCGCCCGCTGGATGCCGTGCAGGACATGGATGACGCCCTGCTGCTCCAGCCGGATGTGGAAGTGCTGTGGCGCAACCGTGCGCAGGCGCGTCTTGCCGCCCGCAACCCCGACGGAGCGGTGGCTGACCTGGGCGTGGCCCTGCATCATGACGGGCGCGATGTGATGGCGTGGAAGATCCTTGAGGACACCGAGGAACAGCGTGGCGACTGGCAGGCAGCCTGGAAAGCCTGGCAGCACGTGATCCAGCTTGATCCCACCATCCCCGATGCTGACCATGAGACGCAGCAACTGCGCCTGAAGGCTTTTGGCCAGCCGACCTGA
- the ykgO gene encoding type B 50S ribosomal protein L36, translating to MKIRNSLKSAKVRDKDCRVVRRRGKVYVINKKNPRMKARQG from the coding sequence ATGAAAATCAGAAACAGCCTGAAATCGGCCAAGGTTCGGGACAAGGACTGCCGTGTGGTCCGTCGCCGTGGCAAGGTCTATGTCATCAACAAGAAGAACCCGCGCATGAAGGCCCGTCAGGGCTGA
- a CDS encoding fructosamine kinase family protein, producing the protein MTRLARHGAALLGGQLWNWHPLQGGDLAQTLLVYLNDGRRVVVKNGPDPMAEATMLRTLGQTGAPVPEVLAVDGDALVLQYLPADGPLAPCWGDLGRVLAQVHTGRPPEGATRYGWGTDYALGTLPVTNAWTDTWPRFWAEHRIGVHLAHVNIDLAHQLERLMHRLPDLLPATPAPSLLHGDLWGGNVLVSARRVTGLIDPCCHYGHAEVDLATAGVFDRPAAAFFMAHGPLEAGYEARFAIYRLWIALVHLRLFGATYRPLVAHCLDGAGVG; encoded by the coding sequence GTGACCCGTCTTGCCCGGCATGGGGCCGCCCTGCTGGGTGGGCAGCTCTGGAACTGGCACCCGCTGCAGGGTGGTGATCTGGCGCAGACACTGCTGGTCTATCTCAATGACGGGCGCCGGGTCGTGGTCAAGAATGGCCCCGATCCGATGGCGGAGGCCACCATGCTGCGCACGCTGGGCCAGACCGGCGCGCCGGTGCCCGAGGTGCTGGCGGTGGATGGGGACGCGCTGGTGCTGCAATACCTGCCCGCCGATGGCCCGCTTGCCCCCTGCTGGGGTGATCTGGGGCGCGTACTGGCGCAGGTGCATACCGGCAGGCCGCCAGAAGGGGCAACCCGTTATGGCTGGGGCACGGATTACGCGCTGGGCACGCTGCCAGTGACGAATGCGTGGACGGACACATGGCCCCGCTTCTGGGCCGAGCATCGTATTGGCGTGCACCTGGCGCATGTGAACATTGATCTTGCCCATCAGCTTGAGCGGCTCATGCACCGCCTGCCGGATCTGCTGCCCGCCACACCCGCGCCCAGCCTGCTGCATGGTGACCTGTGGGGCGGGAACGTGCTGGTCTCGGCCCGGCGGGTGACCGGGCTGATCGACCCCTGCTGCCATTATGGTCATGCGGAGGTGGATCTTGCCACAGCCGGGGTGTTCGATCGGCCCGCCGCCGCCTTCTTCATGGCCCATGGGCCGCTGGAGGCGGGATACGAGGCACGGTTTGCCATCTACCGGCTCTGGATTGCGCTGGTGCACCTGCGGCTGTTTGGCGCGACCTACCGGCCCCTTGTGGCGCATTGCCTTGATGGTGCGGGCGTGGGGTAA
- a CDS encoding peroxiredoxin produces MLTIGDKFPAFNLSAVPGGPEGLKGEFVQITDESDAGKWKVVFFWPLDFTFVCPTEIVAFGKLAGEFKDRDTVVYGVSIDSAFVHLNWRLHHDELKNLEIPMLSDIKRELIESCGVMSQQAGAAYRATFVVDPQGIIRHVSVNDLSVGRNPQEILRILDGLQSDELCPCNWNKGDDFIKA; encoded by the coding sequence ATGCTGACAATCGGTGACAAGTTTCCCGCCTTCAACCTGAGCGCCGTGCCCGGCGGCCCCGAAGGGCTGAAGGGCGAGTTCGTGCAGATCACGGACGAATCGGATGCGGGCAAGTGGAAGGTTGTGTTCTTCTGGCCGCTCGACTTCACCTTCGTCTGCCCGACCGAGATCGTGGCATTCGGCAAGCTGGCCGGTGAGTTCAAGGACCGTGACACCGTGGTGTACGGCGTGTCGATCGACAGCGCCTTCGTGCACCTGAACTGGCGCCTGCACCATGACGAACTGAAGAACCTCGAAATCCCGATGCTGTCCGACATCAAGCGCGAGCTGATCGAAAGCTGTGGCGTCATGTCGCAGCAGGCCGGTGCGGCTTACCGCGCGACCTTCGTTGTCGACCCGCAGGGCATCATCCGCCATGTCAGCGTCAATGACCTGTCGGTTGGCCGCAACCCGCAGGAAATCCTGCGTATCCTGGACGGCCTGCAGAGCGATGAGCTGTGCCCGTGCAACTGGAACAAGGGCGACGACTTCATCAAGGCATGA
- a CDS encoding peptidoglycan -binding protein, translating to MARRSRRSIRSELNAWPGYVDALSTLLMVIIFVLLVFVLGQAFLSVALNKRQQALDQLEHEVARLGQMLSLEHSHTTALQGEVASLHKAHDEDMATATSLTAQLNQQTSERDSAQAHATALDTQVAQLNDQLAALAAALEASQTAVRDRDRQIGNLGMQLNVALAKKVEQLQQYRSEFFGRLRSVMQDHKGVQIVGDRFVFQSEVLFPPGGADLSPEGVQEIRVLAKTLRQVAGQIPADVPWILRVDGHADRQPIHSAFPSNWELSSARAITVVKLLIAEGIDPHHLAATGFSDYQPLDRGTTPEAFARNRRIEFRLTDR from the coding sequence ATGGCGCGCCGCTCCCGTCGTTCTATCCGTTCCGAACTGAATGCGTGGCCTGGCTATGTTGATGCGCTGTCAACACTGCTTATGGTCATCATATTCGTCCTGCTTGTTTTCGTGCTGGGGCAGGCGTTCCTGTCGGTTGCGCTGAACAAGCGCCAGCAGGCGCTCGACCAGCTGGAACATGAAGTGGCCCGGCTGGGGCAGATGCTCTCGCTCGAACACAGCCATACAACCGCCCTGCAGGGCGAGGTGGCCAGCCTGCACAAGGCGCATGATGAGGATATGGCCACCGCCACCTCACTCACCGCCCAGCTCAACCAGCAGACCAGCGAGCGCGACAGCGCGCAGGCCCATGCCACGGCCCTTGATACACAGGTAGCCCAGCTCAATGACCAGCTGGCGGCACTTGCCGCCGCGCTGGAAGCAAGCCAGACCGCGGTGCGGGACCGTGACCGCCAGATCGGCAATCTGGGCATGCAGCTCAATGTCGCGCTGGCGAAAAAGGTGGAGCAACTGCAGCAGTACCGCTCCGAATTCTTCGGTCGCCTGCGCAGCGTGATGCAGGACCACAAGGGCGTGCAGATCGTGGGGGACCGCTTCGTGTTCCAGAGCGAGGTGCTGTTCCCGCCCGGCGGTGCCGACCTCTCACCCGAGGGTGTGCAGGAAATCAGGGTGCTGGCCAAGACGCTGCGGCAGGTCGCCGGGCAGATTCCGGCTGATGTGCCTTGGATCCTGCGCGTGGATGGCCATGCCGACCGCCAGCCCATCCACTCGGCCTTCCCCAGCAACTGGGAACTGTCATCAGCCCGCGCCATTACCGTGGTCAAGCTGCTGATTGCCGAGGGCATCGACCCGCACCATCTGGCCGCAACCGGCTTTTCTGATTACCAGCCGCTGGACAGGGGCACCACGCCGGAAGCCTTTGCCCGTAACCGGCGCATCGAATTCCGCCTGACGGATCGCTGA
- a CDS encoding hydrogen peroxide-inducible genes activator yields MLPMPSAQQLRYLVTLAELRHFGRAARACAVTQSTLSAGILALERQMDVRLLDRDVGKKVVFTPVGDKVIIRARTALAALQGVLDVAVASREPMSGLLRIGVIPTIGPFVMSSLVRRLPQAYPQLRLCLNEDVTHNVMAKLGMGRLDLVLLAMPWDCADNEILPLWRDPFMLVMPHDHPLAQLPVVPVRNIVRERMILLEDGHCLRDQTLAMCRQVRGWTPPVDEAECAVTSLHTMVEMVAAGMGLALLPQLAVDSPLLDGQNLAVRPVTGAQTWRTIGLAWRPRSPRTADFHTIAPFFVPDSITQANSLL; encoded by the coding sequence ATGCTTCCGATGCCCTCTGCCCAACAGCTCCGCTATCTTGTAACCCTTGCCGAACTGCGTCATTTCGGGCGTGCCGCGCGGGCCTGTGCCGTGACACAGTCCACGCTTTCGGCCGGTATCCTGGCCCTTGAGCGGCAGATGGATGTCAGGCTGCTGGATCGTGACGTGGGCAAGAAGGTCGTGTTCACCCCGGTGGGGGACAAGGTGATCATCCGTGCGCGCACCGCCCTTGCCGCCCTGCAGGGCGTGCTGGACGTGGCCGTGGCCTCGCGGGAGCCGATGAGCGGTCTGCTGCGCATCGGCGTCATTCCCACCATCGGGCCGTTTGTCATGTCATCGCTGGTGCGCAGGCTGCCACAGGCCTACCCGCAGCTTCGCCTCTGCCTGAACGAGGACGTGACGCATAACGTCATGGCCAAGCTGGGCATGGGGCGGCTGGACCTTGTGCTGCTGGCCATGCCATGGGACTGCGCGGATAACGAGATCCTGCCGCTGTGGCGTGATCCCTTCATGCTGGTCATGCCGCACGACCATCCGCTGGCGCAGCTGCCGGTGGTGCCGGTGCGCAATATCGTGCGTGAACGGATGATCTTGCTGGAAGATGGTCATTGCCTGCGTGACCAGACGCTGGCCATGTGCCGGCAGGTGCGTGGCTGGACCCCGCCGGTGGACGAGGCGGAATGCGCCGTGACCTCGCTGCATACCATGGTGGAAATGGTGGCCGCGGGCATGGGGCTGGCCCTGCTGCCGCAGCTTGCGGTCGATTCCCCGCTGCTGGATGGGCAGAATCTGGCGGTCCGCCCCGTGACGGGCGCGCAGACATGGCGTACCATCGGTCTGGCATGGCGCCCGCGTTCGCCGCGCACGGCGGATTTTCATACCATCGCCCCGTTTTTTGTGCCGGATTCGATCACACAGGCGAATTCCCTTCTGTAA
- the efp gene encoding elongation factor P yields MKQQANLIRAGQVIEHDGRRWTVLKQQIITPGKGGAFIQVEMRDLKTGNKTNERWRTADTVERLMTEEKEYTYSYMDGDNIVLMDPETFEQLLLPLELLGDQAPFLQDNMTLILNLVEGDPVGVVLPAQVTLEVVEADPVVKGQTASSSYKPARLSNGVKTMVPPFIEAGERIVVRTEDSSYVERAKS; encoded by the coding sequence ATGAAGCAGCAGGCAAACCTGATCCGCGCCGGACAGGTTATTGAGCACGACGGCCGTCGCTGGACGGTCCTCAAGCAGCAGATCATCACCCCGGGCAAGGGCGGCGCGTTCATCCAGGTGGAGATGCGCGACCTCAAGACCGGCAACAAGACCAACGAGCGCTGGCGCACCGCCGACACCGTTGAACGCCTGATGACCGAGGAGAAGGAATACACCTACTCCTACATGGACGGCGACAACATCGTGCTGATGGACCCCGAGACGTTCGAACAGCTGCTGCTGCCGCTGGAACTGCTGGGTGACCAGGCGCCGTTCCTGCAGGACAACATGACCCTGATCCTGAACCTGGTGGAAGGCGACCCGGTTGGCGTCGTGCTGCCGGCGCAGGTCACGCTGGAAGTGGTCGAGGCGGATCCCGTGGTGAAGGGCCAGACGGCAAGCTCGTCCTACAAGCCCGCACGCCTGTCCAATGGCGTGAAGACCATGGTGCCCCCCTTCATCGAAGCGGGTGAGCGCATCGTGGTCCGCACCGAGGACAGCAGCTACGTCGAGCGCGCCAAGTCCTGA
- a CDS encoding carboxymuconolactone decarboxylase family protein, protein MSIDSIKAALPDYAKDLKLNLGSLANDIVLTPQQLGGTFIACAIAARNPAVTHALTAEYGPRLTPGALEAARAAAAIMGMNNVYYRFVHLVGGDYAKLPARLRMNIINNPGVDKVDFELWAMAVSAINGCGLCMESHERQLRAAGLTTEHVQTAVRIAATVSAIAVTLDGVELPA, encoded by the coding sequence ATGTCGATCGATTCCATCAAGGCCGCGCTGCCGGACTACGCCAAGGACCTGAAGCTCAACCTCGGCTCGCTTGCCAATGACATCGTGCTTACGCCACAGCAGCTGGGCGGCACGTTCATCGCCTGCGCCATCGCGGCGCGCAACCCGGCCGTAACCCATGCCCTGACAGCCGAATACGGCCCCCGCCTGACCCCCGGGGCACTGGAAGCGGCGCGGGCGGCGGCGGCCATCATGGGCATGAACAATGTCTATTACCGTTTCGTGCACCTTGTGGGCGGCGATTATGCCAAACTGCCCGCCCGCCTGCGGATGAACATCATCAACAACCCCGGCGTGGACAAGGTGGATTTCGAGCTGTGGGCCATGGCGGTTTCCGCCATCAACGGCTGCGGGCTGTGCATGGAAAGCCATGAACGCCAGCTGCGCGCGGCGGGCCTGACCACCGAGCATGTGCAGACGGCGGTGCGCATTGCCGCCACCGTCAGCGCCATTGCCGTGACGCTGGATGGCGTGGAACTGCCTGCCTGA
- a CDS encoding inositol monophosphatase family protein produces the protein MRLSPHMTVMQNAAQKAARRLLRDFNEVEQLQVSIKGPGDFVSQADLRAETAIREELARARPGYAFLMEESGASGNEGWTWRWVVDPLDGTSNFLHGIPHWAISIGLQRRLPDGTIEIVAGLVYNPAANEMFWAEKGVGAFLNDRRLRVSGRRSMNEALFATGIPFAKVSARNRLSFARTLGALMPQVAGIRRFGAAALDLAWVAAGRYDGYWELGIKPWDCAAGILLVREAGGYATDPEGVDLNDLGASIDTVAGNTHLHGHLRELVASSIG, from the coding sequence ATGCGACTCTCTCCCCATATGACGGTGATGCAGAACGCTGCCCAGAAGGCCGCACGCCGTCTTCTGCGTGACTTCAATGAAGTCGAGCAGCTTCAGGTCAGCATCAAGGGCCCGGGCGATTTCGTGTCGCAGGCCGACCTGCGGGCCGAAACCGCCATCCGCGAGGAACTGGCCCGCGCGCGTCCCGGCTATGCCTTCCTGATGGAAGAAAGCGGCGCTTCCGGGAACGAGGGGTGGACATGGCGGTGGGTGGTCGACCCGCTGGATGGCACGAGCAACTTCCTGCATGGCATTCCGCACTGGGCCATTTCCATCGGCCTGCAGCGCCGCCTGCCCGATGGCACGATCGAGATCGTGGCGGGGCTGGTCTACAACCCCGCCGCCAACGAGATGTTCTGGGCGGAAAAGGGGGTTGGTGCGTTCCTCAACGACCGCCGCCTGCGCGTCTCGGGCCGCCGGTCGATGAACGAGGCGCTGTTCGCCACCGGCATCCCGTTTGCCAAGGTCTCGGCGCGCAACCGCCTGTCATTCGCCCGCACACTGGGCGCGCTCATGCCGCAGGTGGCCGGCATCCGCCGATTCGGTGCTGCCGCCCTTGACCTGGCATGGGTTGCGGCCGGTCGCTACGATGGCTACTGGGAACTGGGCATCAAGCCATGGGACTGCGCCGCCGGTATCCTGCTGGTGCGTGAGGCCGGGGGCTACGCCACCGACCCCGAGGGCGTTGACCTCAACGACCTTGGCGCCTCGATCGACACGGTGGCGGGCAACACGCACCTGCACGGCCACCTGCGCGAACTGGTCGCCAGCAGCATCGGCTGA